Proteins encoded together in one Vidua macroura isolate BioBank_ID:100142 unplaced genomic scaffold, ASM2450914v1 whyUn_scaffold_126, whole genome shotgun sequence window:
- the LOC128802613 gene encoding hydrocephalus-inducing protein homolog: MKLEVSPLELSFDKLLLHRTDSRTLVLRNYTLLPMAWQLSGLDDLVEDFSLSQDNGTIAPRSEFEVTVHFKARQIGSMKKTLRLEVSDPENIVGVVQAENIKISAEVYDVSLSIDMPKGPDGSLEFGTIHVLDNVKKVLTLKNKGLYNIEYSFTLKGAGPRMQNVASHFTVEPQSGLLTASQRGVNVEMLFHPKSEILLKNKPILYCQVIDASSGGGGQAVANIPVRVSAKAEYSKYSIEPASPIDFGAMIKGTKETQTVVLENKGMLGFKFRIRRAPKEASALESKSSVKIKPQTLTFTISGKGHEPQLTVVRPSARSRRGNAVLRFKRLQLGDSETLPLVIRNDGIIPAKFMLLLEDEHAAFFLKGRASALRIFHAGDAEEGSVGNESKPPKKPFFLLPCGQSAEFGVIFKPTLAQHLEGKIHVLVGDTWSVKTLIELVGEGHKDEFTLTGLEEDTQERNAKISVKEDVIDGKRGEAAKVEQGRGKWLIMRVLPLARPGLSPTGLGGLWAW, encoded by the exons ATGAAGCTGGAGGTCAGCCCCCTGGAGCTGTCCTTTGACAAGCTGCTTCTGCACAG GACCGACAGCAGGACCTTGGTCCTGAGAAACTAcaccctgctgcccatggcCTGGCAGCTCAGTGGGCTGGATGACCTTGTTGAGGACTTCTCCTTGTCACAAGATAACGGCACCATTGCTCCCCGCTCTGAGTTTGAAGTGACGGTGCATTTCAAGGCCAGGCAGATTGGCAGCATGAAGAAGACCCTCCGACTAGAG GTTTCAGATCCAGAAAACATCGTGGGGGTTGTTCAGGCTGAAAACATCAAAATCTCTGCAGAGGTCTATGACGTTTCTCTGAGCATCGACATGCCCAAAG GTCCAGATGGAAGCTTGGAATTTGGAACCATTCATGTCCTGGATAACGTGAAGAAAGTCCTGACTCTAAAGAACAAAGGGCTATACAACATTGAGTACAG TTTCACGCTGAAGGGTGCAGGTCCCAGGATGCAAAATGTGGCATCCCACTTCACTGTTGAGCCTCAGTCGGGCCTGCTGACTGCCTCCCAGCGTGGTGTGAATGTTGAGATGCTCTTCCACCCCAAAAGTGAAATCCTCCTCAAGAACAAGCCCATCCTGTACTGCCAG GTGATAGATGCCAGCTCAGGTGGAGGAGGCCAGGCTGTCGCCAACATCCCAGTGAGGGTGTCAGCAAAAGCTGAGTACAGCAAGTACAGCATTGAGCCTGCCTCGCCCATCGACTTCGGAGCCATGATCAAGGGCACCAAGGAGACCCAGACTGTCGTGCTGGAGAACAAAGGCATGCTCGGCTTCAAATTCCGCATCCGCCGAGCACCCAAGGAGGCATCCGCATTGGAAAGCAAAAG ctctgtgaaaatcaaaccccaaaccctgaccTTCACCATCAGCGGGAAGGGGCACGAGCCGCAGCTGACAGTCGTGCGCCCGAGCGCTCGCAGCAGGAGGGGAAACGCCGTGCTGCGCTTCAAGCGGCTCCAGCTGGGGGATTCAGAGACGCTGCCCCTGGTCATCCGTAACGATGGCATCATACCTGCCAAG TTTATGCTACTCCTGGAGGATGAGCATGCAGCATTCTTCTTGAAAGGCAGGGCCTCCGCACTCCGGATATTCCACGCTGGAGATGCGGAAGAGGGCTCTGTTGGAAACG AGAGCAAGCCCCCAAAGaagcctttcttccttctgccttgTGGGCAATCAGCAGAGTTTGGTGTCATTTTCAAACCCACCCTGGCTCAACATCTGGAAGGGAAGATCCATGTGTTAGTGGGGGACACCTGGTCTGTCAAGACCCTCATAGAGCTGGTGGGTGAAGGCCACAAGGACGAATTCACCCTCACTGGACTAGAGGAAGACACACAGGAGAGAAATGCCAAGATCAGTGTGAAGGAAGACGTCATTGATGGTAAGAGAGGAGAGGCTGCCAAGGTGgagcaaggaagaggaaaatggctgatcatGCGTGTCCTCCCTCTAGCCAGGCCTGGGCTGTCACCCACGGGACTTGGTGGCCTGTGGGCGTGGTAG